In one window of Maribacter dokdonensis DSW-8 DNA:
- a CDS encoding biotin/lipoyl-containing protein: MSNYLITVNKEELQCSTSDVDSLDSILVNENTLHVLDKNSAFDVEIIHSNFLNKTVTLSINGNIYDVKLEDEYNQQIKKMGLLAVTTQKLNEVKAPMPGLIVDVLVEVGQEVIEGTPLLVLSAMKMENVILAQGEGVIKSVEIKKDDAVEKGQLIIEME; this comes from the coding sequence ATGTCAAATTACCTGATTACCGTAAACAAAGAAGAATTACAATGTAGCACTAGTGACGTAGATTCTTTAGATAGTATATTGGTCAATGAGAATACGCTACATGTTTTAGATAAGAATAGCGCTTTTGACGTAGAAATAATTCATTCCAATTTTTTGAACAAGACCGTTACTCTTTCCATCAACGGAAATATTTATGATGTTAAACTTGAAGATGAGTATAATCAGCAAATTAAAAAGATGGGATTGCTGGCGGTAACCACTCAAAAACTAAACGAGGTAAAAGCACCCATGCCCGGGTTAATTGTGGATGTTTTGGTAGAAGTAGGGCAAGAGGTCATAGAGGGTACTCCTTTACTGGTACTATCTGCTATGAAGATGGAGAATGTTATTCTGGCTCAGGGCGAAGGCGTAATAAAATCAGTTGAAATTAAAAAAGATGATGCTGTTGAGAAAGGGCAGTTAATTATTGAAATGGAATAG